The sequence below is a genomic window from Vidua macroura isolate BioBank_ID:100142 chromosome 10, ASM2450914v1, whole genome shotgun sequence.
TCAGGCTCTGTCAGCTTGGAGCATCACTGCCTGGTGAGCACTCTGTTGTGAGACTGAGCTCCTGGGAAGCTTTTGGGCAGTTTCAgatcttccccttccccaaacacagagataacagcaataAGTATCTGCCAGGATGCACTTGTTCAGTGAGCACCTGACCCATGgactgctgcaggctgggagagcttATAGGGAAAACATTACTGGACAGGTGCTCACAGAACCTTTGAAAATTGTAGTGCAATCACTTGTCAATTTGTAGCCTAAAACATTGGTGTGGATACAGGTATTTCAATGTCACATACTGTGAACACTTAATTGGCTTCCAACTAATGCAGTTTTTAATAAGGGCTTGAGCACTTACTGCAATTACTTAATgaccatttcatttttattttcagagatttcaaaacattttaaagactgctaagttaaaaaataaaagttaactAGTCTGAGTGTTGGCAAGTGGTATGGACTAAGTTTATGTGTTCCAGATTCAAAATGAtaaatttctaaatttattAGGAGagtttctgctttctttagtttcactgattttattttcttgtcatttctttaaaaatctagAAGCATGCATTTTGGGATTACTTGACAGTTGCTTCAGCtgacagctatttttttttctttaattcattCCTCTGATACTCCTGTTACAGCAACATTGCTGACCTTTATGTTTTCACAGGGGAGAAGTGGAGCTCTTACTGTTTGTCTCCTCTGACGGCTCCTAACATTTGTACCAGCAAAACTGGTAACTCATGGGCTCAgtgggattctgcccctctctCTGCTTCCATTGGAAGTTCTTGCTCCTTTTTGCACACCCCAGCTGTGGAGGAACCCAgccagcacctcccagctgctgcacgCAACCCAAACCAAGCCATCTTCACTGTGGATGCCAGCACAACAGAGGTACCTGCAGCACTAAGCTCCCCATAACGGCTGCAGGTTGTGTGACAGCAGGCTAAAATGTCTGGTTTTATCTTGTGTATCTGCAGGTAATCAGTGTCATGAAGGCAGTTTGTAGTCTGCACCAGCTCAGTAGTGTTCTAAAGGCTGATGAGTTTATTTCCATTGCAGGTTGAAGTTAGcaaaatgcacaaaataataGCAGAAGCAAGGACGTGTTGAGTCTTCTCTCAAACAGGCCAGGAAGGTTGTGGACTacccattcctggaaatgttctAGGTTGGAtaaggcttggagcaacctgggctggtggaaggtgtccctgcccatagcaggggggTGGAAgtggatggtctttaaggtcctgtccaacccaaaccattctggcaTTCAATGGTTATATAAGAATGCAGCTGTGAAGTGACatgagggaagaaaggaagagcagAATGTGCTTCAGGCCTTCTCTCTGTAAAGTACCAAACCTGAAATGTGTTTGTGGTGGCACGAGATTTCTTTATCTGCCCTAGTAAACATTTCATTTGCATTGGGAGGGAAAGAATTTCACTGTTCCTGTCCTGAGAGGAATCTAAAATTGGATCCTGATACCTTTAAAGAGCTGTGCCATGTTTTAGCTTGAACTGACAGCTTGGGTTTGCCCACTTTGAAGACACTGAATCCCAACTTGCTCCATTGCACAGGCTCCAGTGTGCCAGTGACTGGTGTGATCACTGCACCCCTTTGAGTTTGGCTGCAATTTTGTGGCTTGCCTGGGCTTTGATTGCAAATACAACTCTGTAGTTTTGCCTCCATGGATGTCATTGTTTACAGTTAAAAGAAAGCAGGGAACCTTAAAAGGAAAGCAATGTCTCAAAACCTCTTAACCAAAAAGACGTGTGGGCAAGGGATGTCCTAGAAAAAGAATCTATAATGAACTCAGAATTGTAAAGAGCCATTTTATTTCCATGAGGAGAAAGGGATGTTTCAAGACATTAAAACAACAACCTGTGGAGATGATGAGCTCTtaaaaaatttttattctttgtttagGTTtagttttttctgttcttttctagATCCTCGTGGCCAATGACCGAGCTTGCAAGTTGCTTGGGTGCAGTAGTCAGGAACTCATTGGTCAAAAGCTGTCTCACTTGATATCCAAATCTGGCCAAGAGGCCTGGGAAGCAGTGGGTGAGGAGTACCTAGAAACTTCTGAATGTTCATCTGTGGTTTCGGGAGCTGTGGTATGTCAAATGTTCAAGGAATTATTCTCCACCACATAAAGTGGTTTTGTAggctttggtttgggattttcttttttcttttacattttctataTAGTTTCCTGATATATTTAACTCTGTGGACATTTGGCAATTGTGTCATTTGCAGGACTGCTTAGTTTAAAAGTTTGCAGGTGTGGGAATTCAAAGGGCAAAAGATGATTCAAGGGGACACCCATGAGAATCTTGCAGCTGTCAGCACATGGAGTCACTGTGACTTGGCCAAACCAGAATTTAAAGGacattagatttttaaaaaattgattaaCATGGAAAAACTCTATTGTGGAAAATTTCCCAGTTGTCTGgtccttaaaaatatattttaaattttctcattttggcTTGTGCATATTATAAAGGTTGAAGCCATTGAAATACTGTGAAGTGTCTGTGTTAAAAACACCATAGTTAGTGCAAAAGAGTGGAATTGATATTTTGCCTAGAATGGGGTTATTTATAAGAGAACTGCATGAGAAAATCtccatattattttcttttgctgctgttgtgaGCTGTCACTAGAGAGTCTTTGGAAAATGAGCTCCTATTCTTTCTGGTGTGTTATTTTTGAACTGAAATTTTTGGTATCTCAGAGCCTTATCTTCCTGAATCCTCAGCTGGATATGGGGTCGGGGCAAGGATCTAAGTTTGATTCAGtgagaattaaaattaaatgtctgACAGAGGCACTTACTCTAAGCTGTTCCAAATACTTTATAGGAGTCACTGTGTAAGTCATAAACCCATTCTGCCGAGATCatataaaaatcataaaaggCTTAGGACGAGCCTTGCAGGCTATAagataaataaacattttctgatCTGAGAAGAATCTCCtcccaaaagaaattaaactgctGTTTTTGCAGCTGAAAGTAAGGACTGTGTTACTAATGGGGAGTGTTCATTAGCACCATGGGACGTCCCTTAAATAGGACATCTCTGAGAGGCACTTCACACTGAATGCAAGGTGTTAGAGTGGTACATTTATTATTCTGAAGTCTTTGTGCCTTTAGACTTCCTGAGGTGGGGAGAGACTATACAAAAGTAACAACATTTTGTGAAttattttcagacattttaatCTCTGTATTAAAACTGTTTGTTCCCATAAAATACTAGAAAGTAGTCAAGAAATGATGTTTTTCTAATAATGATCGGGAGGTATCTCGGCTCAGTATCTTACTCCTGTTTGAAATTTCTTCTGAGTAACCACAGTCTAAGTAAGTCATGTCTCCATTTCTGAATCTGGTGGGAAGGTGGATGTTATTGGCTACCTCAATGAGAAGATCCCTGTCTCAGTCTGGTTGAGGCAGATAAGAAGCAAGGACACCCAGCGTTGTGTGGTTGTGCTGGAACCAGTGGAGAGACTTGCAGCTCATGTTTCCTTCACGGTTGACGTAAGTGTTTTCCTAAGAATCAAACTAGATTGTAATTTGTGAGAGTATGTGTGGGACTGGAAGGTGTCTGaaaggcagcaggcacaggtgAACATGGAGTGTGTCCATGGCAGAGCCTGAAAGCAGGGCTGTgcatgcaggagctgtgcatGGATCTCTGGTGAGGCTCACCCTGACGTGTTTGACAACACAGAAATGCACTCTCTCTCCTCAGGGGATGGCTTGTCCTTGAGCAGTGTTGGTTTGGCAGGGGGTTGATAATTTGGGGTATGGATGTCCTTGTGAAGGGATCATCTGGCTGAGGAACAGTTCTGTGAGGAGCACTGGACACCTTTACTCTCTCCTGGGCAAAGGGCAGGCTCCCTGCACAGTGATATGGGAATATTGGTTTATGCTGTGTCTGCTTTTACTGAGTGAGTTGTGTCCACCAAAATATTGCAGAATGAAATTTCCTGCCATTGCTTTGGTAACTGCAGAAGCCATTGTCAAAGCATTGAGTGGACTGTGcctaaaatgttaaaattttaacaaTCCTGTAAATTTTCCTCCCCAGGGAAAAATTACATCGTGTGATCTCCTTTATGCTCATCTCCATGGCTACCCAACATTGGAAGCAGTAGTTGGACTCCACATAAAGGACCTGATTCCTTCTGTGCAGATCCCTCCTCTaggcaaaaaaatcccaaaggtATAGTACGAGCACCGGCCTCATTCTTCCATAGCCTTCCCATTTGGAGTGCATGCTGCTTTCCCTCTTTAAGTAACAGAAGAAAGCCTTTTCAGAGAGGAGCCTCATTCCCCTGGAAAAGGGTGGGCTGCCTTTTTGTGGAGCTGCTGTCTGAAGAGTTCCTAACCTGGGATGAGACCATGCCCTGGATTCTGCCCTGGTCAAAGACAGTTTTCTCCAGTCCTAGCTTTGTAAGACACCGTGCTCTCTCTGTAAGCTTTTTAAGATTCCTTTTAATTCTTTAGCTCATTTCAGTCATGTCTGTCTGAGGAGTGAAAGAACACCCAGGTCTTGCAAATGCCATGGAAATGGGCAGATAGGGAGTTGAAGGAGGCCTTCTTATGAATGCCTAATTTGTTGAAAAGCTGCAGCATAAACTGGTCTTCATCTTCAGGATATTTATTTAGTAGTTCAACACTGGATTCCAAATCCAGTGAACAACAGATGTTGTTCATTTTGATACTCACAAGATtggttccttttcttttcctgcttctttttcctgagAATTCCCACTTTTATATGAACAATGCaataaacccaaaacatttGGTCAGTTAGACGTTTTGTGtttgagttttgtttggttgggttttttttgctttgatttagAACCTCAGGATCCAGCGAGCTGCAGGCCGATGCAGAGAGGGTACCATGTTTCCTCTCAGTTTAAAGCTGGAAGTCAGCCATCTGGAGGaggagccagcagcagtgcagaaagATGAGATTCCACAGACAGAAGGCTCTCTCCCAGGCTATCAGTACTCTGCTATAGTTGTGGTTTTCTCCACCATCAGTGGTCTTATCACTGTCCAGTCAGATGGAATCATCTGTGGCATCACGGATAGTTTTGCTTTAATGCTCTTTGGCTATGAGAAGAAAGATCTGTTGGGAAAGGTAAGATAAGTTCATGTCCTCCCAGAAGACTGATACATGTGGCAGCATACCCACTGGAATTGTGAAGCTGTTTTACACTCCTTGCCATCACAAAACCCCTGTGTTCCACATGTTTGGTGAGTGAGGTGTGGGATGACATGCAAATTCCCATGCTGGAATTGCTGAGACTTGcagtgctgaggagctgctATGGATTTCAAGTAGCCCAAAGCAAGCTGCACAGTTCTATGTTCTCCATTGGTCATGTGGATCACTGTTGCCTGGCTGTCCATGAGAATCAGGCTCACAGACACAGATTGTCAGCATTTGCCCCCATTCTGTGAGAGCTGGCTTAGCTTTATAaggttttgttctttgttttagAACATTACATTCCTGATCCCTGGTTTCTATAACAACATGGAAAGAAGCAGTGGCTGTTCTTTGCCTTTACCTCCTCTGGATGATCCCACAGGGACAGAAGGTGAGTGCCTTTTTGAAGGTGTCAGTGCCTGCCATACagctggctctggctgctgtaACCAAGGGGAAACGAGAAGAGACAAGAGGTTCACCCACAAAAAAGAGAACATTCTTCATAAAAGCAATGCCCCTCCatacagttttaaaatcagGTTTCCACTATAACCTCAGGTAAAGAGAATTGTTCACCTAAGACTGAGCTTCTCTCTCTGTTGCCAAGAAGACAAAACTGAATATCCAATTTGGAAATTACAGTGAGAATAGAGAACGCTTTGTACTTAACAAGcacttcccctccctccctccctccctccctccctccctccctcccttcactGCTAGGACCCtgtggtattttaaaatgtgaaaaatatagcTTGTGTGACTGTATTTCTGCGGAGCTGTAGCTACTTAGGATTaatattttaagggaaaaatcTAATCTTCTGAATTGGCTTGAGCTGCTGGCTAATAGTCAATGTTATGGTTGCTGTATTTCAGTCAGGGAGACATCACTTATTCCTCTGATTCAGTTTGCATCAGAATTTACCAAAATTTTACTTCTCTGAACACAGCACGAATAAACAGAAGCAAAGAAGCCTTGTGTTTCCATATCTGTCTtttccagccagctctgcccaaCACCAGCAAGTTCATGCTTTCATCCATATCACATTTTAGGCcggttttgtctctttttttttttttttcccctattttttttttctctttgcttagAAATGCACATCTGTGCTGAAACCAATGCACCCCACTGGAACAAAGAAGAGTTAGTAGACAGTGTACAATTTCTTAGGTAATTCTTTGATGAAATGATGCCCCTAATCTAGGAGTAGTTCAATTCTTCAGTGAGGAAGCATTGTTAGCACTCAGCTGTTACTAATTAAACATTGTTCTAGATTCAAATCGAGATTTGTTCACTCATTACCTTCTTGTGCAGCAATAATACTTGGTTTACTTCATCTTCCAAActcatgtttttcttctgatctGTTGTTACTGGGGAAGGAAAGACcttaatttcctcttctttcaaaCATGtttcaactattttttttatcttataGCTTCAGTGAGTTACATAAATCCAGTCCAAGCCTTTCCATTATATGGGTTTGGAATGGGCTGTATATGTGTGGtttgaacttttcttttttttttttttttttttaatgctgctgctgtatgatcattttaatttcagtctCTTTATATTATTGGCATTTTTTAGGCCTCTGAACTTCAAGTAGCTAATGTGTGATACCAATATCTGCCCAAGAGCCttgctggaaaagcaaattttggCAGCCCTAAAACATGCAGATTCCTGCATGTGGTGATTTATCAAAGAAGAGTGGAGTGCTTGTATTTTGACTGTTTTGACTCAATCAAGCCTTTTATACTCAATTCCTTAGGGAAAAGACAGACCAGGGCAGTtccaagtttatttttaatcactGTAGCCTCTGAAGTCTAAATATAAAAGTTTAAAttggtgtggttttgtttcctgtttggTACAGAGAGCAGTTTCTTGGCTGCATCTTTAGCACACCTTCTGTCAAGAGATGAAGAGCAGAAATTGGAGCAACAACACAAAGATGACAAATTAATATATGATGAGAATAAACAAAAGAATGGGACCAGTTTCTCTTCTCCTCCCTCACCTCCTGAAGCAGCATCCACCCCCAATAATAGGTAGGCATTTCACAGACTGTATATTCACTTAGGAAAATGAAGAGCTGTGATGGCAATCACCagcaaaagctgattttttcaCCTGTTTGATGTCTGTGGGAGGGTGTAGCAAGAGCCTTCCATGCTTTACTGTCTTTAGAATCTGAGTGCTGTTTGCAAGACAggctgagctgtccctgccttagatttttatttctatctgCACAAGCTACCATTGTAAAGTTACAGAAATTCCAGCTCTAAAGGGGACCAAATGTTTCATCCAGACTAAGGTAAATTGGCTCCCTAATCATAAATAGTGGATGTTTATCTCCTTCCAGCTGGTGTTGCACTGAAGTCAGGTTACCTGGAGGGAATTCTAAGTGTTATTCCTTCTGGTGCTTGGTGTAACTGTCAGGTCATCCCATTAAAACAGGGTACTGTGTTACTGAAGTCCAGCCATTttttcttgaacatttccaggtcTTTTTCCTGTCACAACGTTAGAAATTCTGTAGAAGTACATATCTCATGCTCATGGCCTACCTTAAGTCAAATTTTAAGCCTTCCACATTAACAATTCTAGCTGCAACTCTGTTACAGTTGTGGTTTTCTCCACCACAGTAAATATTTACTATCCACTTTAAAGTAAAGACTATTACAGCACAgctcttgctgctttttaaagtgGCTGATAGTGTCATTTTTTTGTACTCTCCTGGTTTACATCTCTCATATCATCCTTGTAAGTAAGGCCTGTAAGTGCTCTGCTTCATTGTTTTTCTATGCTGCATTTTTACTAATGGAAATGTTTGCAAAATACCTTGTGCCATGGATGGATTATTAAAGGTACAGTTCtgcattcttttatttcttatgtATTTATATGAACTCTATAaagctgtatatttttataaatataaagcttttatattttccctgTTAGAGATTTTTGAACATGGTATAAATCTGGAAATCAACGAGTATTTTAAGCAAACACTTTAGGTGGATAAAAAGGTTTGAAATGTGGTCATTTTAAAAATCGTCACACAAGTGGCCCAATGTAGATATTCTGCATACTTCCTAAACAGTTCCATTATTAATGGCCTAACATAAAACTAATTGATTTAGTCTAAAATATTACAAGTAGCTGGGCAATAGCTGTTTTTTCAGGGCTTGGGTTTCTGTCAAAGCATATCTCCAAACCCTGATGGATGGAGATATCCATCTCCTGTTGGACAGACAAGGGAACTTCTGTTTTCAGGACTGGAAGCATCCTGCTGAGGCCTGAACAGCAGGCCTCAGCACCAAATTGACTTACAAGATGAATCTTGAGCATGATGTTATTAATACCACCAAGGGTTTTTAGTTAAAAATAGATGATCAAAACATTTATATTAGTTGTTCTCAATGCCAAACCTGCGGTTGTAGAGACCTTTGTATAACCTTGTGTAAGGTATATTAAGAAATTGTCCCAACAGATATCCCTGGAGGCTTGTTAGTAGAATATTTTAGGCAAAACCCTCCcggccctggccctggctggTTGGGAAGTGGGCCATCAGACCCAGATGTTTTCTGCACAAAAAGGTGAACAAGTAATTTGGACTGTTTGATTTGGGCCTATAAAGCTGGACCCCTTTTTTGGGCAAACCTAGAGACTTCAACTACAAGTGGATGCACTGCATGGGATTTTCCCAACTGCTGGAAGAATTCTCCAGGtccttactgaaaaaaaaaaaaaaaaaaggtgctccCCAGCAATTGCAGACTCTGGATGATGGTAAAGTATTTAGGCAGTTGGTGATGGATCTTTCTcaatcacttttctttcccctagTAATGATCAGATGCATCATCTTGCTTATTTTTGCTTGTTGCTAAAGCTGAGTGGGTAATAACTTTATTGTTTTATcaaatgtatctttttttcttctgtgttgcCTCAATATTAATAGTAAAATAAGACCATTCTTTCCATTGGTGTCTGTACCCATTCCATCACTCCCATCAGCTGGCAAAACACCTCCCATGTGTAttagggttggtttttttttttgtggtggtaaATGGTTTATGATCTATATTTAGAAATTAAGCTAGAGAAGGAAATTATCCAAAAGGAAAGAGTGCCATTTGAGTGTACCTTTGGTACATTTGTCAGGATTTTGGATACAGCTTTctgccttttgcttttaaacttgAAATAAAACTATTGGTACAGGTTTTAAATAGTGACCATATTTAAATGTGTATTATACAGGAGGacagttttcttattttgtaaACGTGATGTTGCTGATAACTTTGAATCTTTGCACTGAGGACAGCCTTGCTACAGATGGGCTCTCAGCCCACCACAGAGCCTTATCCCAAAAGCTGGCTTGACACAATCAGAGCAGTGGCACAGTATAGAATAGTGGGAACTTCAGGATCAAATAATTCTCAAAAAATGCTCTCTGCAAGGCTCTCTCTCACACATCACCTGACTCACAACAGTGGGATTTAGGTCAGAACTTGGAGATTGCAGAGAAAAGCAGTCATAGTGCAGGATCTCCTGCAGTAACTGTTGCCTGGTTGCCTGTTTGTTCCAGACTAGAAGACAATCTAAATGCAGCATCCTGTGACCCAGTGAAGCTGCCTTCTGAAGCCACTTGTAACTCACCTGGAACACCAACAGTGGATGAGCCATGGCCTGGGACAGCTCTGAACTGCAGACAAGACTTGAAAAGCCACATGGTTCCAGGGCCGgtgtcaaaaaaaaattccatgtgTGATGCAAAACATTCCAGCCTCGAGCATATTGTTGTTGACAACTGCCTGCTAAATGATCCTTCAACCTTCTTTGCACGTGAAAGAAACAGTGACTGTGATGTTTGCTCAGGAAATAAACCAGGCTGCAGTGCttctgcaccaggagctgccacaACCTCTGAAGATGTGAAAGAATCTGAACTGAACTGTATTTGCTCTGGTCTTGAGGTACTGGGACTGAATGCTGGTGTCAAGGGGAACTCAGACAATTCTTCAGGTGTTACTGCAGCTCTTGTAGGAGGATGTTGCTCTGATGCAGTGGACTCCAATGTGCTAATTGAGACCAACAGTACCTTTTCCACTCATCaaggaaagcagctgctgagtgGTGTTGCCACAGGAGGTGATTCTGGATGGCAGGCCTCCAGAAGGCATTTACAAAACTCTGAGGAATCCTCCAAAGCATTTCCTGAGAAACCTGAAACCCTTGCAGAAACTGTGGGGGACAACTCCAACAGAAATCCCCTGAAAAGCAAAGGTAGGCATGAAGAACACTCTCAGTTCCTCAGGCAGCAAAATATGAAGATCAAAGTAACATCCACCCCAGTGAAACAAGAAGGCAGGCTaaatccagcagctcctttgaCCTGGGAGATTCTGGAAGGCAGCTACATTGGGAATTGCTGTCACAGAGATGGTTCACAATTCAGTAAGTGGAACCTTGTCCCCTTCCCAAACTCTTACTGGGGTGCTTCTTTTCACCCACAGTTCTGCAGAATGCAGACAGTTCTGGTTAGAAGCTCACagtggagaggaaggaagaagcatctagaagaaaaaaaaaaaaaaggtatttaagtCTACCCAGAGGGTATCAGAAAAGGAGGTGGTATAAAATACAAAGTTGGTAAGAAAATAATCCCTACTGAAAAGTCAGAAATACTCtcaaaacacaattaaaaagtGTGAACCTGATAActttttctgaacagaaaagacaaacttCACTGTAAAACTGTAAATTGCATTAAAATTGTATAATGGAATTTGCTTCAATCACTCCTTCAGCTGCAATCAGTGGCTTGTTGAATAAAATCCCCATTTTTATGTAATCTAGAATAACAGTGTGAAATGAATTGGACACTGACAAATCTCTGCTGGAGGTAGCTGATTGGTACCTCTAGAATAGCTGTGCTGGTATCAGCCCTCTGATGATTCTTTACTGAGCAGCTGTTTCCcaaattctgaaatttttgtCAAGAGCTCAGAATTTTGTCCTAAAACATCTGCTGTCTTGTTCAACACTAAAGCTACATCCCACCATTTTCATTTCCTCACCTGTTTCTACAGGCATACACTTCGAGGTGAaatgtgcagagctgcaggatccCACTGTGCTTTTCTGTGTCTGGGTGGTGAAAGACATTTCACAGAGTCAAAAGGAAGCTGTAGCAAAGACTCAGCATTTGCTTGCCAGCCTGGCAAACTCTTCCCAGTCTTTTGCTGATCTCTCTACTAAAAGTCTTGGAGATGTAAGAAATCCTACCTTTGAATATTGAGCATTTCTCTCCTTGTTTGACTGTTAAGCTGAAGCTAAAGTCAAGAAGATTTTCAAATTAATGACATGAGTTGGTGGGGTGGatgttgctgtttctttttttcccccctactttttttttttaatatactaaaataaaatatcaattGCTATTTTGTAACACTTCTGGTGTGGGGCTTAGTGTAGTTACCTTTCCAGCCTGAACAGTGCAGTTCCAAACTGCAGGATACTCactatcatatatatatatatatatatatatatatgtatgtatgtgtatgtatgtatgtatgtatagtGCAGTTCTCACTATCAGAACCAAAGATTCCTCATTTTATCTATTCTTGCAGATGTGCATGttcttttcagtatttattaattttataaatgtgATTCTGTGGCTGGTCATTTTTTGCTGCTATTGTAACCTATGTATCTGTACTTAGGCCATCAGATCAACTTCACTTTTCAACAATTCCCCAAGAGCTGAAGATCTTGAAGGATTAAGAGCATGTGAGGGAGAATATGCAAAACATTACAGCACTCTCAGTCTTATTGGCAAAGGCTCTTTTGGCTTTGTCTGGAGTGCCAGGAGCAAGAAAGATCACCAGGAGGTGAAGTATTTCTTGTTGCCCCATTGCAATAATAATTTAGGATGAAAACTGAAAGGTCAGAGCATTCATATTCTGTTAACATTATACTGTCAAAAGCTTCTCTTTGgtagtttggggttttgttttgtttaaacagAAATCTGTAATGGAAACAGGATAGTAAAACATTTGCATTGATGTTGTGGATAAATGTTACCTGAGACAACAGGTGCAGAATGAGTTAATGAGCTAATTAATGCAGCTAATTAAACCTGTTGAAAGAAGTAGACATTAATCTTAACAGAATTAGAGGTTTTAGTCTTCTGTTACTAAAGAGAATGGCAAACCTCAAAATCTTTATTGTGCCATGACCCAAGAATGGGGAGTAGACGTGTTGAGATGATGGCACCTCCTCTTTTTCAGGAGAAGTATTTTGGGTGCTCAGAGGGCAAGTTCTGGTGTTTCTCTTGCATGGATGTTTGGTGCTCATTTCCCTCACTGCACCCATGTGCTGTAACTGGTTGATAAGAGAGCTGGCTTGCCAAAGCCTTTGGAATTCAGAACAGCAATAAATATATTCCATTTATGTGTATCATTTAGCTTCTAGgactaaattaatttaaacacaTTCAAATATACTCTAAGCTATTCACATGGGGTTACTTCCACTTCTAGTAATATGAGGCACTAACAGATTTCCTGGAAATTAACTTCCCTGACACGCCAAGCCATGCTTTGGCATGTGATGCTGAATGCTGATGTCTGTGTAGGTTATTGTAAAGTTCATCTGGAAGGAGAGGGTGCTGGAGGACTGCTGGGTAGATGATCCTGACCTGGGGAGGGTCACTCAAGAAATTGCAAtcctgcagaagctgcagcaccCCAGTATCATTAAGGTACAGTGGCTGGGAACTGATGCAGTTTGCACTGCACCGGGTGGTTTGTTTGCACCCTGGGTGTCTGGTGTTCCTCTTCAGGAGTGAGGTGTCCTGTACTGAATCTgtcttttcaggagagaaaagaaccTGTTTATCCTGCTTTGTTTTGGAGGGTGTGACACAGACTGTTGCTTGCTTCCACACTTTTACCCCAAAGTGATCTGAAGATGTGATTCCTAACAGAAAAAAGCTATTTCAAGATAAGACCCATATCTTGGAAGTGTGATGTCACATTTCAACATGTACTAGTTCAGTAAATAATCTGGACACATCTTGTTTCATACTCTTTGTTTTGa
It includes:
- the PASK gene encoding PAS domain-containing serine/threonine-protein kinase, translated to MAAKACSTSEGALLSSSAGLVPTHLNGSDTLSRSFPWGNKSRRSRLFRLCQLGASLPGEKWSSYCLSPLTAPNICTSKTGNSWAQWDSAPLSASIGSSCSFLHTPAVEEPSQHLPAAARNPNQAIFTVDASTTEILVANDRACKLLGCSSQELIGQKLSHLISKSGQEAWEAVGEEYLETSECSSVVSGAVVDVIGYLNEKIPVSVWLRQIRSKDTQRCVVVLEPVERLAAHVSFTVDGKITSCDLLYAHLHGYPTLEAVVGLHIKDLIPSVQIPPLGKKIPKNLRIQRAAGRCREGTMFPLSLKLEVSHLEEEPAAVQKDEIPQTEGSLPGYQYSAIVVVFSTISGLITVQSDGIICGITDSFALMLFGYEKKDLLGKNITFLIPGFYNNMERSSGCSLPLPPLDDPTGTEESSFLAASLAHLLSRDEEQKLEQQHKDDKLIYDENKQKNGTSFSSPPSPPEAASTPNNRLEDNLNAASCDPVKLPSEATCNSPGTPTVDEPWPGTALNCRQDLKSHMVPGPVSKKNSMCDAKHSSLEHIVVDNCLLNDPSTFFARERNSDCDVCSGNKPGCSASAPGAATTSEDVKESELNCICSGLEVLGLNAGVKGNSDNSSGVTAALVGGCCSDAVDSNVLIETNSTFSTHQGKQLLSGVATGGDSGWQASRRHLQNSEESSKAFPEKPETLAETVGDNSNRNPLKSKGRHEEHSQFLRQQNMKIKVTSTPVKQEGRLNPAAPLTWEILEGSYIGNCCHRDGSQFSIHFEVKCAELQDPTVLFCVWVVKDISQSQKEAVAKTQHLLASLANSSQSFADLSTKSLGDAIRSTSLFNNSPRAEDLEGLRACEGEYAKHYSTLSLIGKGSFGFVWSARSKKDHQEVIVKFIWKERVLEDCWVDDPDLGRVTQEIAILQKLQHPSIIKVLDVFENECFFQLVMEKHGSGLDLFTFIDNQPNLDEPLASYIFRQLVSAVGYLHCRNILHRDIKDENIVIAEDFTIKLVDFGSAAYLEPGKLFYTFCGTIEYCSPEVLSGKPYHGPELEMWSLGITLYTLLLGENPFCELEEALAAVLSPPRPVSEGLMDLMAGLLHPVPEQRMTLAMLAEDPWLRQPVNLADYTWEEVFAPAEPADTSL